Genomic DNA from uncultured Erythrobacter sp.:
CGCGAGCAGGATCAGCTCAACCGACATCAGAATGACGATCACGTTCTTGCGGTTGATGAAGATGCCCAGCACGCCCAGCACGAACAGGATCGCGCCGACGACGAGGTAGTGTTCCACGCCGATCATAGCTCAACCCCCTGCCCGATGTCCGGGTTCTTCATAACGGTTGCTTCCTCGGGGCGACGCGCGATCTGCTTGCCGATGTCCTGACGTCCCCGCGCGCCCGGCTTGGGTTCGCGGTGGGTCAGCACAATCGCACCAATCATCGCCACCAGCAGGATGATCCCGGCGACTTCGAACAGGAAGATATACGGGCCGTAGAGCAACCGTCCGATGGCCTCGATGTTGCTCTCACCCGGTCCCTGAACAGCCACGGTTTCTGCCGAACCAAGCTCCAAGCCGCCCGCGCTGTAGGCTCCGATGCCAAGCACCAGCTCGGCAAGCAATATCGCCGCCACAGCCAGTCCCAGAGGGAAATTCTTCACAAACCCCGCGCGCATTGCTGCAAAGTCGATATCGAGCATCATCACGACGAACAGGAACAGCACGGCGACCGCCCCCACATAGACGATCACCAACAGCATCGCGATGAACTCCGCGCCGACGAGCACCATCAGGCCCGCCGCGTTGAAGAATGCGAGAATCAGCCACAGGACCGAATGCACCGGGTTGCGCGACATGATGACCATGACCGCGCTCGCGATGACCAGCCCTGCGAACAGGTAGAAGGCTATGGCTTGAATCATGATCCCTGTTTTTCCGTCCCCGGAGTCCGTCGCGCTGCGCCCTTAACGGTACGGTGCATCGGCTTCAAGATTGGCCGCGATGGCCCGTTCCCATTTGTCACCATTCGCGAGCAATTTGGCTTTGTCATAGAGCAATTCCTCGCGGGTTTCGGTGGCGTACTCAAAATTCGGGCCTTCAACCACGGCATCGACCGGGCAGGCTTCCTGACAGAAGCCGCAATAGATGCACTTGGTCATGTCGATGTCGTAGCGGGTGGTGCGGCGGCTGCCGTCTTCGCGCGGCTCACTCTCGATCGTGATCGCCTGCGCCGGGCAGACCGCTTCGCACAATTTGCACGCGATGCAACGCTCTTCGCCATTGGGGTAGCGGCGCAAAGCATGTTCACCGCGAAAGCGCGGGCTGAGAGCGTTCTTTTCGAACGGATAGTTGATCGTCACCTTGGGCTTGAAGAAATACTTCAAGGTTTTGGCGTGCGCCTTGAGGAATTCCCACAGGGTGAACGATTTGAGGAGCTGGGTTGCGGTGGTCATTTCGGCTGCTCGCTCGGTCCTTTGTCAAAGTACTCTACGGCGACCGCTCCTACTGCGACGTTGCAAAGCCCCGTGTAGGTTTCCCCGGTCGGAGTTGAAAGAGTCGAATTAATTGGTGGTTCGCCTTCGGGAACTGGCTGACCATCCGTCGTCAAGATGTACGCTTCGCTCGAACCGCCATCGGTCACAAAACCGATAACTCCAGGTTCTATCTCCAGCCAACGGACAAATTTGTTGCCCCCCATCAGGTCGCCGAAATCCTTGGTCCTCAGCGTCCCGGTCGAATCGTTCAATATCCAGAGTTGGCGGACTGCCATTCCAGGCTCAATCTTTTCGACCGAGCTGTCAAAGAGATTGCAGAACACAAGCTGAGGCGTGACGGACTTCTGAGCGACAACCCGTTCCGCCAAAAACACCGTCAGCAAGGCGCACAGCGAAAGCGCGAAAGGATACTTCAAAGCTCTCATCCGAAATGCCCCGTCGCCATCAGGTAGCCGCTAATTAGCGCTACAAACAGCAGGCTCATCGGTAGGAACACTTTCCAGCCCAACCGCATTAGCTGGTCATAGCGATACCGCGGCACGGTCGCCCAGATCCAGCTGAACAGAAAGAAGAAGAAGAACGTCTTGAGCAGGAACCACACGATCCCCGGCACATAATAGAGCGGCGCCCACTCAACAGGAGGCAGCCATCCGCCCATGAACAGCAGCGTGCACAGCGAGCACATCAGCAGGATGTTGGCATATTCACCGAGCCAGAACAGCGCGAAGGCCATGCTCGAATATTCGGTCTGATACCCGGCGACGAGCTCTGATTCCGCCTCGGTCAGGTCGAACGGCGCGCGCGCGGTTTCGGCCAGTGCGCTGATGAAGAACATGACGAAAACCGGGAACAGTAGCGGATTCACAAAGAACCCATTGATGACACCCAAGCCGTGCCCTTTCTGGGCCATGACGATTCCGGACATGTTGTATGTCTGGGTGTAAAGCGCGACGCAGACGAGGATGAAACCGATCGAAACCTCGTATGAGATCATCTGAGCGGCAGCGCGCATCGCGGAGAAAAACGGGTACTTTGAGTTCGACGCCCACCCGCTCATCACCACACCGTAAACACCAAGCGAGCTGATCGCGAGAATGTAGAGTAGGCCGAGATTGATGTCGGCCAGCAAAACACCTTCGTCAAACGGGATCACCGCCCAAGCCGCCAGCGCCACGGTGAATGTGATAATCGGCGCGAGCAGGAAAATGCCCTTGTTCGCCGCGCTGGGGATGATGGTTTCCTGCAGGAACACCTTCAGTCCGTCGGCAAAGCTTTGCAGCAGTCCGAATGGCCCGACAACGTTGGGCCCACGCCGCAGCATGATTGCGCCGAGAACCTTGCGGTCGACATAGATCACCATGGCGACAGCAAACATGACGAGCAGCGAGATCACGACGATCCCGGTCAGCGTCGCAACGGTCCACGCCCATTCATAGGGCATGCCAAGGGATTGGAAGAATTCGGTCATTTCACGCCTTCGATTTCGTGGGCGGAGATAAGGTTGCGCTGCCCTGTTAGGTCGCCCTTCATCCGAAGCGAAAAACCGTATTCTCGAATCAAGTACGAAGCCATTTCAAGAGTGCCGACAAAAACCGCATTCTTTTTGTGATGCATTTCCGAGCCCCGTTTGGGATCACCCAGCTCTAAAAGATTGCTGGCATCTGGGGCTGGCGTGTAGATTTCTACGCGACCGTCCTCAAGGTTTCGGTGCCTTTTCAATTGAAGAGTCACTCCGCCGCCTCCTTGATCTCGTCCGCGTGGAGCAGCTCGGCCGAGCATTGCTGCATCACAGCGCTTGCACGGGCGATCGGGTTGGTAAGGTAGAAATCGGCGATCGGATAGGCGTTGATGGAGCCTTCCGCCTTGGCCGAGCTGTCAGCCTTGGGCAGCGCGCCGTAGTCTGCGAGGCCTTCTTCGCCCAGCGCCGGAACAGCCGCAATCATCGCGCTTTGCAATTCGCCGAAGCTGTCGAACCCGACGTTCACGCCCAGAGCATCGGCCAGCGCGCGCAGGATCGTCCAGTCCTCGCGCGCATCACCCGGCGCGAACACGGCCTTTTCAGCGAACTGCACGCGGCCTTCGGTGTTGACGTAGGTTCCGTCTTTCTCGGCATAGCTCGCCGCCGGCAGGATGATATCCGCCATATGTGCGCCCTTGTCGCCGTGGTGGCCGATATAGACCTTCAGGCTGTCGGCGAACGGTTCGTAATCCATCTCGTCCGCGCCGAGGCTCAGCACCACTTTGGGAGTCGCCGCCGCGAGGTCAGCCATGCCGCCCTCAACCGTGAAATCAAGCATCAGCGAGCCCATCCGCGCCGCGCTCATATGCAGCACGTTGAAGCCGTTCCAATCGCTTTTCACGAGGCCGAATTTGTCGACCAGCTTGAGCGCCGCGCCGAGCGCACCCTTCGCCAAAGCCGCTCCGCCCAGGATCACCGCCGGGCGCTCCGCCGCCTTCATCGCATCGCCCAAAGCCTTGGGCACGCGGTTCAGAACCTTCAGGTCTTCGCCAAGGAATTCAGCCGGATAGGTCGTTTCCCATTCAGGTCCGACCACGAACACCTTCGCCCCGCCCTTCACCGCCTTGCGAATGCGCGCATTCACGAGCGCCGCTTCCCAGCGGACATGGCTGCCGACGATCAGGATCGCATCAGCGGTTTCGATACCGGCCAGCGTCGAGTTGAAATTGACCGCCGCGATGTTCGACACATCGTAGGTCATGCCGGTCTGGCGCGCTTCCACGAGGTCGCTGCCGCATGCTTTCAGCAAGGCCTTGGCGGCAAACATCGTTTCGCAGTCGACCATGTCCCCGGCGACCGCAGCAATGCTTGCTGTGTTGCCGTCAAGCTGCGCGGCAATAGCGCCGAAGGCTTCGTCCCATGACGCCGCCTGCAGCTTGCCGCCTTTGCGCATAAACACCTTGTCGAGGCGGCGCTTGGTCAGACCATCGACCTGATAGCGGCCCTTGTCCGAAAGCCATTCCTCATTGACGTCATCATTGATGCGCGGGAGTGCGCGCATGACTTCGCGCCCCTTGGAATGCAGCGAGATGTTGGTGCCAACCGCGTCGGATACGTCGATGCTCAGAGTGCGCTTCAATTCCCACGGACGCGCTTCGAACGCATAAGGCCGTGACGTCAGAGCGCCGACTGGGCACAGATCGATCACATTGGCGCTGAGTTCGTGCGCCGCAGCCTGTTCCAGATAGGTCGTGATCTGCATGTCCTCGCCGCGATAGAGCGCGCCGATTTCGTCCACGCCCGCGATCTCTTCTGAGAAGCGCACGCAGCGCGTGCAGTGGATGCAGCGGGTCATGATCGTCTTGATCAGCGGACCCATGTATTTCTCGGTCACCGCGCGCTTGTTCTCGCGCTCGTAGCGCGAACCGCCACGGCCATAGGCCACGGCCTGATCCTGCAAATCGCACTCGCCGCCCTGGTCGCAAATCGGGCAATCGAGCGGGTGGTTGATGAGCAGAAACTCCATCACCCCTTCGCGTGCCTTCTTGACCATCGGCGTGTCGGTGCGAATTTCCTGACCGTCGCCAGCGGGCAGTGCGCAAGAGGCCTGCGGCTTCGGCGGCCCAGGCTTCACTTCGACCAGACACATGCGGCAATTGCCGGCGATGGAGAGGCGCTCGTGATAGCAGAAACGCGGGATTTCCTTGCCCGCCTGCTCGCACGCCTGCAGCACAGTCGCGCCCGCCGGGACTTCGATCTCTTCGCCGTCTACGGTGACTTTAGGCATCGGTCTTGGCCTCTGAATCTCGGATTGCCTGAGCTTGCGCAGAACGGCGAAGGGCCGCCTCTGCAACGTACGACCGGAGCATGGCCGAGGTCAGGTTGACGTTCACTCCATCGTCGAGACACGGGGAGAGCAACTGGGCGACTTTCGCCAGTTCTGCGCTCTCCTCGTCGGACCCCACACGCGTCGCAAGCACCCTGTCGATCGCCTCGGGGGCGCCCGCGAGGGCGCATTCGGTCGCCCTGATGAACACGAAGTCGTAACGTTGCTCGTAAGAGCCATGGGCAACGTCGGCATTGGGGTCATAGATCGCGATCGGGTTCTCATCGCGATCATCGCGTTCATAGAGATGCTCTGCCATCGCGCCTCGGATTAGGGTATGGTCAAAGCGAAGCTCGATTGAGAATTTCGTCGCATACCGCAGGCAAGCAGGGCGCTGAAGTTCCTCGAGCATTCGGTTGCTCTCGCTCGATTGCGGCAATAGCCCAAAAACGGACCGCGCCTCGTCGGTGTTCCGACGCACGAGGCATTCGGCATAAGCCCACATGATGTAGTCGGCATTGTTGTCGACTCGGTCGACGCGATCTGCTGCGCTACCCCCATAGGGGAGAGCCGCCGCGAACAGGGCCGGAAACAGGAAGGCAGCGCGCAACCTCACTCCGCCGCCTCCGCAAACTGCGCATTATGCTCGTGGATGCGCTTTTCCAGCTCAGGGCGGAAATGGCGGATCAGGCCCTGGATCGGCCATGCCGCCGCATCGCCTAGCGCACAGATTGTGTGGCCTTCGACCTGCTTGGTCACTTCGTGCAGCATGTCGATTTCCTCGATCGCCGCATCACCCGTGCGCAGGCGCTCCATCACGCGCCACATCCACCCGGTGCCCTCGCGGCACGGCGTGCACTGACCGCATGATTCGTGCTTGTAGAAATAGCTTAGGCGAGAAATTGCGCGGACGATATCGGTGGACTTGTCCATCACGATCACTGCAGCTGTGCCGAGGCCGGAGCCGAGCTCCTTCAGCCCGTCGAAATCCATCGGCGCATCCATGATTTGCTTGGCAGGAACCAGCGGGACCGACGAACCGCCGGGGATCACCGCCAGCAAGTTATCCCACCCACCGCGAATGCCGCCGCAATGCTTCTCGATCAGTTCGCGGAACGGGATGCTCATCGCTTCCTCGACCACGCAAGGCTGTTCGACATGGCCGCTGATCTGGAACAGCTTAGTCCCGGCGTTGTTCTCACGACCGAAGCTGCTGAACCAAGCAGCGCCGCGCCGCAGGATCGTGGGCACGACCGCGATGCTCTCGACATTGTTGACGGTGGTCGGGCAGCCATAGAGCCCCGCGCCCGCCGGGAATGGTGGCTTTAGGCGTGGTTGGCCCTTTTTGCCCTCAAGGCTTTCAATCATCGCGGTTTCTTCGCCGCAGATGTAGGCGCCCGCGCCGCGGTGCATGAAGACGTCGAAATCGTAGCCCGAGCCGCTGGCGTTCTTGCCGATCAGTCCAGCGTCATAGGCCTCGTCGATGGCCGCCTGCAGCGTCTCGGCTTCGCGGATATATTCCCCGCGAATGTAAATATAGGCCGCGCGCGCGCGCATCGCGAAACCGGCCACCAATGCGCCCTCGATCAGCTTGTGCGGATCGTGGCGGATGATCTCGCGGTCTTTGCACGAACCGGGTTCGGATTCGTCAGCATTGATGACGAGGAAGCTTGGACGACCGTCTTTGCTTTCCTTCGGCATGAACGACCATTTCAGACCGGTCGGGAATCCTGCCCCACCCCGACCGCGCAGGCCCGATGCCTTCATCTCTTCGATGATTGCTTCATTGCCCCGCTCGATCAGCGCCTTGGTGCCATCCCAATCGCCGCGCGCCTGAGCAGCCTTCAGGCCCCAATCCTGGAAGCCATAGACGTTGGTGAAGATGCGGTCCTTGTCAGCCAGCATCGTCTTGATCCTTCTTAATCATCTTCAACTGACGCAAGGTCAGCACCTGGAAGATCAAACCCATTCCCATCAATGCGATGCCAATCGAGCGCTCACCGGTCGCAGCGAGGTATCCGCCGACGAGAAAGCTGACGAGGCCTGCGATCATCAAGGCAAGGATGCCGCCGTTCATCCTGTCGCTCCCGAAAAAGCGAGAAACGCGACGATGCATAGGACCGCGATCGGCAACACGATCTTGACCAAGAGCATGTCTTTCAAAATGCCGCTTGGGCTCCACCATTTCTCTTCGCCAGCCATCACCATTCACCCCGGTAATCGTGATTGGCATCGACCATTTCCTTGAGCGACGTCACGCCATCCTTCGGCTCGGAGGTGCGGCGTCCCGGCTCCTGTGTGCCGGCCTTGGGCGTCTCGCCAGCTGCGAGTGCATCGAGCACCGCGTCGAGCCGTTCTGGCGTCAGGTCTTCGTAATTGTCGTCGTTGATCTGGACCATCGGCGCGGTGGCGCAATTGCCCATGCATTCGACCTCGGTGAGGGTCCAGAGGCCGTCCTCGGAGACCTTGCCGAAATCCATCCCGCGCTTTTTGCAGGCGGAAATGATATCGTCCGATCCGCGCAGCATGCACGGCGTCGTGCCGCAGACCTGCACGTGGTACTTTCCGACCGGCTTCATGTTGTACATAAAATAGAAGGTCGCGACTTCGAGCACGCGGATCACCGGCACGTCGATATAGGCGGCGACATATTCGATCACCGGTAGCGGCAGCCAGCCCTGCGTTTCGGTCTCTTCACCGACCTGACGCTGCGCCAGATCGAGCAGCGGCATCACGGCCGATTTCTGCCGCCCTTCCGGGTACTTGGCGATGTGATAATCCGCCTTCGCCTTGTTAGCCTTTGTCCATTCGAACGAGTCCCAACGCGCACGCAGCTCGGGCGTATCGGGTGCGGGTGTGCGATCAGCCATCGAGCTGCTCCTCGTCCTGGTCCGCCGTGATAGCGCGATTGCCGATATAGAGAATGCCGACCCACAGAATGAGGATAAAGCCAAGACCAGAGCCAAAAAGCAGCCAGAAATTGTCGAGCGCGTTCTCAAACACGCCTGCATTTCCCATCGCCACAAGGCCGAAGAAAATCGCTGGCCCACCAGCAATGGCGAGTACAACGAGGCCAAGCACTACAAGCAATGAAGTATTGATCTTCACCGGTCGCACTCCCCAAACACCACGTCGATCGCGCCCAGAATGGCGGTCGCGTCTGGGAGCATGTGCCCCTTACTCATCATGTCCATCGCTTGCAGGTGCGAAAACGCCGTGGGGCGGATCTTGCAGCGGTATGGCTTGTTGGTGCCGTCGCTGACGAGATAGACGCCGAACTCACCCTTGGGGCTTTCTGTCGCCACGTAGACTTCGCCTTCGGGCACATGGAAGCCCTCGGTGTAGAGCTTGAAGTGGTGGATCAGGCTTTCCATCGATTGCTTCATCTCGCCGCGCTTGGGCGGGGAGACTTTGCCGTCGGTGCTGGCGACGGGGCCTTCGGGCATGTCACGCAGGCACTGGCGGATGATCTTCGCGCTCTCGCGCACTTCCTTCACCCGCACCATGAAACGATCGTAGCAATCAGAGTTGGTGCCGACCGGAATGTCGAATTCCATGCGGTCGTAGACATCATAGGGCTGCGATTTGCGCAGGTCCCACGGAATGCCCGCCGCACGGATCATCGGACCGCTGAAACCCCACGCAATCGCATCATCGCGGCTGACCACGGCTATATCGACATTGCGCTGTTTGAAGATGCGGTTGTCGATCACGAGGCTCATCGCGTCGTCGAACAGTTGGAAGAAACGGTTGTCGAGCCAGTCGCAGATATCGACGAGCAGCTTCTCAGGCACGTCCTGATGCACGCCGCCCGGACGGAACCATGCCGAGTGCATCCGCGCGCCGCTCGCTCGCTCGAAGAAGTTCATGCAATCTTCGCGCAGATCCATGATCCACAGGTTTGGCGTAAATGCCCCAACATCAAGCACATGCGCGCCCATGTTGAGCATGTGGTTGCAGATGCGGGTCAGCTCGGCGAACAGCACGCGCAGATACTGCGCACGCTCTGGCACTTCGAGATTGAGCAACTTCTCGATCGCGAGAACGTAGGAATGCTCCTGGCAAAGCGGCGAGCAGTAATCGAGCCGGTCGAAATACGGCAGCGCCTGCAAATAGGTCTTCTGCTCGATCAGCTTTTCGGTGCCGCGGTGTAGCAGGCCGACATGGGGATCGATCCGTTCGATCACTTCGCCGTCCAGCTCCATGATCATGCGCAGCACGCCGTGCGCCGCAGGGTGCTGGGGTCCGAAATTGATCGTGTAGTTGGTGATGACGTCGCCGTCAGTGGTTGGCGACTCTTCGACTTGTATGCCGCTCATGATTTCTTCTCCGGAGCTGCGTCTCCGTCTGCCTTCTCATCGCCGGGCAGCACGTAATCCGAGCCCTCCCATGGCGAAAGGAAGTCGAAGGTGCGCATATCCTGCGCCAATTCGACCGGTTCGTAGACTACGCGCTTTTCCTCTTCGGAGTACCGAAGCTCAGTATAGCCCGTCATCGGGAAATCCTTGCGGAAAGGATGCCCTTCAAAACCGTAATCAGTGAGGATGCGGCGCAGATCCTTGTTGCCCGCAAAGGTGACACCGTACATGTCGAACACTTCGCGTTCGAGCCAACCGGCATTGGGCCAAAGCGTCGTGACAGTCGGCACTGGTGTTGCTTCGTCGGTCGAGCACTTCACCATCACGCGGTGGTTCTTGGTCAGGCTGAGCAGCATGTAGACGACTTCGAAACGTTCGTGGCGATCCGGATAGTCAGCTCCGGCAATTTCCATCAATTGCTGGTATTCATGAGCTTCACGCAGGATGCTCAGCACCATCGCAATCGCTTCACGTTTGACGGTGAAGATCACTTCGCCATGGCGCTCTTCGGCACCAAGAAGCCACACACTGATGCTCTCGCTCAGCGCGTCGATTACGCCTTCGTTGGAGGCGAATTTAGGGGCGGAATGGAGGACGGTCATATGCGATCCTCAACGCTCAATCGTGCCGACGCGGCGGATCTTCCGCTGCAATTGCATCACGCCGTAAAGCAGGGCTTCGGCTGTGGGTGGGCATCCGGGTACATAGATGTCGACCGGAACAATCCGATCGCAGCCGCGCACGACGCTATAGGAATAGTGATAATAGCCGCCGCCATTCGCGCACGAACCCATGCTGATGACGTATTTCGGGTCCGACATCTGGTCATAAACCTTGCGCAGAGCCGGAGCCATCTTGTTGCACAAAGTACCCGCGACGATCATCAGGTCCGACTGGCGCGGGGACGCGCGCGGGGCCGCGCCGAACCGCTCCATATCATAGCGCGGCATGTTAACGTGGATCATCTCAACCGCGCAGCAGGCGAGGCCGAACGTCATCCACCACAGTGATCCGGTGCGCGCCCATTGGAACACATCCTCAGTCGAAGTGACCAGGAAACCCTTGTCATTCACTTCGGTCTGGAGCGCGTTGAAATAGTCCGCATTAGGCTGCTTGACCTCACCGCCCTGCGCAGTGGGCATGGTCGCAGCCGCCTCGGCCGCGTTCAAAGGCGCGGTCGGCGGTGTGATGATCGTATTGTTCGAAGGAGTGCTCATTCCCAGTCCAGAGCTCCCTTCTTCCATTCATATGTCAGGCCGACTGCGAGGATGAAGAGGAAGGTCATCATCCCGATCCAACCAACCCATTGCGTCTCACCCAGGCTTACCGCCCACGGGAACAGGAATGCGGCCTCAAGATCGAAGATAATGAAGCTGATCGCGACGAGATAGAATCGCACATCGAACTGACTGCGGGCATCTTCGAAGGCCGGAAAACCGCACTCATATTCGGACAGCTTTTCGGCATCCGGATTGTGCGCGCCTGTCAGCCGGGAAACACCCATCGGCAGGAACACGAACAGGACCGACAGGCCGAGTGCGATGAAGATAAATAACAGTATCGGCAGATACTGGCTGAGGTCGATCACGGCAATTTCCAAGCGAATTAATCCCAGGCGCGGCACTAGGCCCCTCGTCCGCCCCGCGCAAGACCGCGAATCGGGCAAAACTGCGTAGTCCTGTTGCGAAAAATCGAACGGAGCGCCAGCCCTGTGGGGCGCTATTTCATCTTTATCCCACGTGCTGCGCGAGATCGCTAACACTTCTGCGCTCTGCCCCCGCTCTCTCAAACGGGACAAACCGATCACCTGACATTTTATCGATTATTCATAAGTTTACCTTACTCCGATCTCGATTTGCAATAACGCGAGAGTTCAATGTTCGGAAGAAAAGGTCTCAAGCCAGAGCCAAAACCAGTCTCGACGCTGGCCGATTTCAATGAGGCTAAGGGCTTCGTCGCCACGCCGGAACACGCGCACGCGGCGGGGGAATTGTTCTTCGAGCTTTGTTACAACCAACTGGCACAGAATGGCGATGCCGTTGGTGTCGAGAATTTCATTGGGCTGCTTGCATCTGCCGGTGGAGTCACATGCATTGCGACGTCACTGATCGAGTGGGACTTCGTGAGGATGCAGCCGAACACCGGCGACCTGATCTTGGAGCAGCAAGTCGCCGGGAACAGCTATTATTGCGGCGAACTTCCAACCCGCTATCTCTATGAAAGCGAGCTTTCGCTGCTCAATATCGCGTTGCAATATGCCATGAAGCATGGCGCACCCATCCAGCATGACTTTCTTCACGAGCCCATCGGCCGTGCGATGGAAAGTGTGGGCACACCGCATTTCGGCATCCCGAGGCTTACGGCGGAGCACACACCCGACGCCTCACCATTGGATTTGGCAAAAATAGCCTGGCCCCAAGCAGAGCACACTTTTGACAGCGCAAACCTCGCCCTCGAATACCGTCCAGCGGCGATGG
This window encodes:
- a CDS encoding NADH-quinone oxidoreductase subunit J yields the protein MIQAIAFYLFAGLVIASAVMVIMSRNPVHSVLWLILAFFNAAGLMVLVGAEFIAMLLVIVYVGAVAVLFLFVVMMLDIDFAAMRAGFVKNFPLGLAVAAILLAELVLGIGAYSAGGLELGSAETVAVQGPGESNIEAIGRLLYGPYIFLFEVAGIILLVAMIGAIVLTHREPKPGARGRQDIGKQIARRPEEATVMKNPDIGQGVEL
- the nuoI gene encoding NADH-quinone oxidoreductase subunit NuoI gives rise to the protein MTTATQLLKSFTLWEFLKAHAKTLKYFFKPKVTINYPFEKNALSPRFRGEHALRRYPNGEERCIACKLCEAVCPAQAITIESEPREDGSRRTTRYDIDMTKCIYCGFCQEACPVDAVVEGPNFEYATETREELLYDKAKLLANGDKWERAIAANLEADAPYR
- the nuoH gene encoding NADH-quinone oxidoreductase subunit NuoH; translated protein: MTEFFQSLGMPYEWAWTVATLTGIVVISLLVMFAVAMVIYVDRKVLGAIMLRRGPNVVGPFGLLQSFADGLKVFLQETIIPSAANKGIFLLAPIITFTVALAAWAVIPFDEGVLLADINLGLLYILAISSLGVYGVVMSGWASNSKYPFFSAMRAAAQMISYEVSIGFILVCVALYTQTYNMSGIVMAQKGHGLGVINGFFVNPLLFPVFVMFFISALAETARAPFDLTEAESELVAGYQTEYSSMAFALFWLGEYANILLMCSLCTLLFMGGWLPPVEWAPLYYVPGIVWFLLKTFFFFFLFSWIWATVPRYRYDQLMRLGWKVFLPMSLLFVALISGYLMATGHFG
- the nuoG gene encoding NADH-quinone oxidoreductase subunit NuoG: MPKVTVDGEEIEVPAGATVLQACEQAGKEIPRFCYHERLSIAGNCRMCLVEVKPGPPKPQASCALPAGDGQEIRTDTPMVKKAREGVMEFLLINHPLDCPICDQGGECDLQDQAVAYGRGGSRYERENKRAVTEKYMGPLIKTIMTRCIHCTRCVRFSEEIAGVDEIGALYRGEDMQITTYLEQAAAHELSANVIDLCPVGALTSRPYAFEARPWELKRTLSIDVSDAVGTNISLHSKGREVMRALPRINDDVNEEWLSDKGRYQVDGLTKRRLDKVFMRKGGKLQAASWDEAFGAIAAQLDGNTASIAAVAGDMVDCETMFAAKALLKACGSDLVEARQTGMTYDVSNIAAVNFNSTLAGIETADAILIVGSHVRWEAALVNARIRKAVKGGAKVFVVGPEWETTYPAEFLGEDLKVLNRVPKALGDAMKAAERPAVILGGAALAKGALGAALKLVDKFGLVKSDWNGFNVLHMSAARMGSLMLDFTVEGGMADLAAATPKVVLSLGADEMDYEPFADSLKVYIGHHGDKGAHMADIILPAASYAEKDGTYVNTEGRVQFAEKAVFAPGDAREDWTILRALADALGVNVGFDSFGELQSAMIAAVPALGEEGLADYGALPKADSSAKAEGSINAYPIADFYLTNPIARASAVMQQCSAELLHADEIKEAAE
- the nuoF gene encoding NADH-quinone oxidoreductase subunit NuoF, coding for MLADKDRIFTNVYGFQDWGLKAAQARGDWDGTKALIERGNEAIIEEMKASGLRGRGGAGFPTGLKWSFMPKESKDGRPSFLVINADESEPGSCKDREIIRHDPHKLIEGALVAGFAMRARAAYIYIRGEYIREAETLQAAIDEAYDAGLIGKNASGSGYDFDVFMHRGAGAYICGEETAMIESLEGKKGQPRLKPPFPAGAGLYGCPTTVNNVESIAVVPTILRRGAAWFSSFGRENNAGTKLFQISGHVEQPCVVEEAMSIPFRELIEKHCGGIRGGWDNLLAVIPGGSSVPLVPAKQIMDAPMDFDGLKELGSGLGTAAVIVMDKSTDIVRAISRLSYFYKHESCGQCTPCREGTGWMWRVMERLRTGDAAIEEIDMLHEVTKQVEGHTICALGDAAAWPIQGLIRHFRPELEKRIHEHNAQFAEAAE
- a CDS encoding NAD(P)H-dependent oxidoreductase subunit E, with the translated sequence MADRTPAPDTPELRARWDSFEWTKANKAKADYHIAKYPEGRQKSAVMPLLDLAQRQVGEETETQGWLPLPVIEYVAAYIDVPVIRVLEVATFYFMYNMKPVGKYHVQVCGTTPCMLRGSDDIISACKKRGMDFGKVSEDGLWTLTEVECMGNCATAPMVQINDDNYEDLTPERLDAVLDALAAGETPKAGTQEPGRRTSEPKDGVTSLKEMVDANHDYRGEW
- a CDS encoding NADH-quinone oxidoreductase subunit D — translated: MSGIQVEESPTTDGDVITNYTINFGPQHPAAHGVLRMIMELDGEVIERIDPHVGLLHRGTEKLIEQKTYLQALPYFDRLDYCSPLCQEHSYVLAIEKLLNLEVPERAQYLRVLFAELTRICNHMLNMGAHVLDVGAFTPNLWIMDLREDCMNFFERASGARMHSAWFRPGGVHQDVPEKLLVDICDWLDNRFFQLFDDAMSLVIDNRIFKQRNVDIAVVSRDDAIAWGFSGPMIRAAGIPWDLRKSQPYDVYDRMEFDIPVGTNSDCYDRFMVRVKEVRESAKIIRQCLRDMPEGPVASTDGKVSPPKRGEMKQSMESLIHHFKLYTEGFHVPEGEVYVATESPKGEFGVYLVSDGTNKPYRCKIRPTAFSHLQAMDMMSKGHMLPDATAILGAIDVVFGECDR
- a CDS encoding NADH-quinone oxidoreductase subunit B family protein yields the protein MPTAQGGEVKQPNADYFNALQTEVNDKGFLVTSTEDVFQWARTGSLWWMTFGLACCAVEMIHVNMPRYDMERFGAAPRASPRQSDLMIVAGTLCNKMAPALRKVYDQMSDPKYVISMGSCANGGGYYHYSYSVVRGCDRIVPVDIYVPGCPPTAEALLYGVMQLQRKIRRVGTIER
- a CDS encoding NADH-quinone oxidoreductase subunit A, which translates into the protein MIDLSQYLPILLFIFIALGLSVLFVFLPMGVSRLTGAHNPDAEKLSEYECGFPAFEDARSQFDVRFYLVAISFIIFDLEAAFLFPWAVSLGETQWVGWIGMMTFLFILAVGLTYEWKKGALDWE